One uncultured Alphaproteobacteria bacterium genomic region harbors:
- the sdaA gene encoding L-serine deaminase I (Evidence 2a : Function of homologous gene experimentally demonstrated in an other organism; PubMedId : 15155761, 2504697; Product type e : enzyme): MVVSVFDLFKIGIGPSSSHTVGPMKAARRFALGLADSGLLDRVVAVRVELFGSLALTGVGHGTDRAVSLGLAGETPEDVCVDTVPERLAAVAATGSLDLLGRRTVRFAPKSDIVFQKRKSLPLHPNGLRLSAFGAEGAVLAAEEFYSVGGGFVVTAAEFARPPAAPPASLPFPYASAKDLLALGVRHGLSIAAIARANEAALLPPPEVEAGLRRIWAAMQACVRRGLSREGALPGVLATPRRAAQLRRKLEDDRGRNLRDPLEALEWVHAYAMAVGEENASGGRVVTAPTNGAAGIIPAVLHYLTRFVPDAGETQVFDFLLAAGAVGSLYKENASISGAEVGCQGEVGVACSMAAAGLAAALGGSNAQVENAAEIGMEHHLGLTCDPVAGLVQVPCIERNAIAASTAINAARLALSGDGSHVVSLDAVIDTMRQTGADMRRKYKETSLGGLAVNQPKC; this comes from the coding sequence ATGGTGGTGAGCGTCTTCGATCTCTTCAAGATCGGCATCGGGCCGTCCAGCTCGCACACCGTCGGGCCGATGAAGGCGGCCCGCCGCTTCGCGCTCGGCCTCGCCGACTCCGGGCTGCTGGACCGCGTCGTCGCGGTGCGGGTGGAGCTGTTCGGCTCGCTCGCCCTAACCGGCGTCGGTCACGGCACCGACCGGGCGGTGAGTCTCGGTCTCGCCGGGGAAACGCCGGAAGACGTGTGCGTCGACACGGTTCCCGAGCGCCTCGCGGCGGTCGCCGCGACCGGCAGCCTGGATCTCCTCGGCCGCCGGACGGTGCGGTTCGCGCCCAAGAGCGACATCGTCTTCCAGAAGCGCAAGAGTTTGCCGCTGCACCCCAACGGGTTGCGCCTGAGCGCCTTCGGGGCGGAGGGGGCGGTGCTCGCCGCCGAGGAGTTCTATTCGGTGGGCGGCGGCTTCGTCGTCACCGCGGCGGAATTCGCCCGTCCGCCCGCCGCGCCTCCGGCGAGCCTGCCGTTCCCCTATGCGTCGGCGAAGGATCTGCTCGCGCTCGGGGTGCGGCACGGCCTGTCGATCGCCGCCATCGCGCGCGCCAACGAGGCCGCTCTCCTGCCGCCGCCCGAGGTCGAGGCCGGCCTGCGGCGGATCTGGGCGGCGATGCAGGCGTGCGTGCGGCGCGGCCTGTCGCGCGAGGGCGCGTTGCCTGGGGTTCTGGCGACGCCGCGCCGCGCCGCGCAACTCCGCCGGAAGTTGGAGGACGACCGGGGCCGGAACCTCCGCGATCCGCTGGAGGCGCTGGAGTGGGTCCACGCCTACGCGATGGCGGTGGGCGAGGAGAACGCCTCCGGCGGCCGGGTGGTGACGGCCCCGACCAACGGCGCGGCGGGGATCATTCCGGCCGTGCTCCACTACCTGACGCGGTTCGTGCCCGATGCGGGCGAGACGCAGGTGTTCGATTTCCTCCTCGCCGCCGGGGCGGTCGGCTCGCTCTACAAGGAGAACGCCTCGATCTCCGGGGCCGAGGTCGGATGCCAGGGCGAGGTCGGCGTCGCGTGCTCGATGGCGGCGGCGGGGCTCGCCGCCGCGCTGGGCGGCAGCAACGCGCAGGTGGAGAACGCCGCCGAGATCGGCATGGAACATCATCTCGGCCTCACCTGCGACCCGGTCGCGGGTCTGGTCCAGGTGCCCTGCATCGAGCGCAACGCGATCGCCGCGTCGACCGCGATCAACGCCGCGCGTCTGGCGCTGTCGGGCGACGGCAGTCACGTCGTGTCGCTGGACGCGGTGATCGACACGATGCGGCAGACCGGCGCGGACATGCGCAGGAAATACAAGGAGACTTCTCTCGGCGGCCTCGCGGTCAACCAGCCGAAGTGCTGA
- the frwB gene encoding putative enzyme IIB component of PTS (Evidence 3 : Function proposed based on presence of conserved amino acid motif, structural feature or limited homology; PubMedId : 7773398; Product type pt : putative transporter), whose protein sequence is MRIVAVTACPTGVALTYMAAARLANIARARDHAIKIETQGALGVEDVLTPKDVARADVAIIAADIEVRGAERFARCRLLRVSTAEAIEAPEAVFARAEALAAAPRNRSATPRNV, encoded by the coding sequence ATGAGGATTGTCGCGGTGACCGCCTGCCCCACCGGCGTGGCGCTGACCTACATGGCCGCGGCGCGGCTCGCCAACATCGCCCGCGCGCGCGATCACGCGATCAAGATCGAGACCCAGGGCGCCCTCGGCGTGGAGGACGTGCTGACGCCGAAGGACGTCGCCCGCGCCGACGTGGCGATCATCGCCGCCGACATCGAGGTCCGCGGCGCCGAGCGGTTCGCCCGCTGCCGTCTTCTGCGGGTCTCCACCGCCGAGGCGATCGAGGCTCCCGAGGCGGTGTTCGCGCGCGCCGAGGCACTTGCGGCCGCGCCCCGGAATCGATCTGCAACACCGCGCAATGTTTAG
- a CDS encoding putative RuBisCO transcriptional regulator (Evidence 3 : Function proposed based on presence of conserved amino acid motif, structural feature or limited homology) — protein MDLRKLQTFVAVADFGSFSRAAQAVNLTQSAVSQQMVDLEHQLHVALFDRSTRPPRMTRAGRAYVETARAILDSHALFVERYGRAQVSGTLTIGVVRSALSAGLPEALHALKVSHPRLSLRLVASGRLTTELTQEVRAGRLDAALVVGPPAADRDLLWKSYAVERFYVIAPPGTPGLTDGEVLSSAPYLRFVPILPGEREIDSVLAKKGLTLVPEMELDTFEAIVLMAGAGLGAGIVPALYVPRARLQDMRVLPFGDHTLTRELGILTRRPEKKGDLIDLLHKTLTRVRRAKSDE, from the coding sequence ATGGATCTCAGGAAGCTGCAGACCTTTGTCGCGGTGGCGGATTTCGGGTCGTTCTCGCGTGCGGCGCAGGCGGTGAACCTGACCCAGTCGGCGGTCAGCCAGCAGATGGTCGATCTCGAACACCAGCTGCACGTCGCGCTGTTCGACCGCAGCACCCGGCCGCCGCGGATGACGCGCGCCGGGCGGGCCTATGTCGAAACCGCGCGGGCGATCCTCGATTCGCACGCGCTGTTCGTCGAGCGTTACGGCCGCGCCCAGGTCAGCGGCACGTTGACCATCGGCGTCGTGCGCAGCGCGCTGTCCGCCGGGTTGCCCGAGGCGCTGCATGCGCTCAAGGTCAGCCATCCGCGACTGTCTCTGCGTCTGGTCGCGAGCGGGCGCCTGACCACCGAGCTGACGCAGGAGGTCCGGGCGGGCCGCCTCGACGCGGCGCTGGTGGTGGGCCCGCCCGCGGCGGATCGCGATCTTTTGTGGAAGTCCTACGCGGTGGAGCGGTTCTACGTGATCGCCCCTCCGGGTACGCCCGGCCTTACCGACGGCGAGGTCCTGAGTTCGGCGCCGTATCTGCGGTTCGTCCCGATCCTTCCGGGCGAGCGCGAGATCGATTCGGTTCTGGCCAAGAAGGGGCTGACTCTCGTGCCGGAAATGGAACTCGATACGTTCGAGGCGATCGTGCTGATGGCCGGGGCCGGGCTCGGCGCGGGAATCGTTCCGGCCCTCTACGTTCCCCGCGCGCGCCTGCAGGACATGCGGGTTCTGCCATTCGGGGATCATACGCTGACCCGCGAACTCGGCATCCTCACCCGGCGTCCCGAGAAGAAGGGCGACCTGATCGACCTGCTCCACAAGACGCTGACGCGCGTGCGCCGCGCGAAGTCGGACGAATGA
- the aatA gene encoding Aspartate aminotransferase A translates to MSMIAEHMSAIKQSAASVVSARAVDLRQQGKDVISLSAGEPDFATPQHVQLAGIRAIVEGKTKYPPIPGIMPLREAICRKLKRENDLDYAPTEVIAGNGAKQVIFNALAVTLDPGDEVIVPAPYFGCYVEETALCKGVAVVVETTAEDGFRLDPARLEAAITPRTKWLILNNPNNPSGAVLGIERLKEIAEVLRRHPQVWVLSDDIYEHLIYDGVVFHSILEVAPDLKDRTLVVNGFSKTFCMTGWRLGYGAGPLALIKNMTKYQSQSTSGACQVSQWAGVAGLDGDMGFAAKQRAIFQDRRDLVVGLLGAVPGLGVVRPEGAFYVYLSCRELIGKLTPKGDRLERDADVANYLLDEGVAVIPGEAFGLSPFFRISFATDTKTLEEACRRIAAACAKLA, encoded by the coding sequence ATGTCGATGATCGCGGAACACATGAGCGCCATCAAACAGTCGGCCGCATCTGTCGTGTCGGCCCGGGCGGTGGACCTGCGCCAGCAGGGCAAGGACGTCATCAGCCTGTCGGCGGGCGAGCCCGACTTCGCGACGCCGCAGCACGTCCAGCTGGCCGGCATCCGCGCGATCGTCGAGGGCAAGACCAAATATCCGCCGATCCCCGGCATCATGCCGCTGCGCGAAGCGATCTGCCGCAAGCTCAAGCGCGAGAACGACCTCGACTACGCCCCCACCGAGGTGATCGCCGGCAACGGCGCCAAGCAGGTGATCTTCAACGCCCTCGCGGTGACCCTCGACCCCGGCGACGAGGTGATCGTGCCCGCGCCGTACTTCGGCTGCTACGTCGAGGAAACCGCCCTCTGCAAGGGCGTCGCCGTGGTCGTCGAGACCACCGCGGAGGACGGCTTCCGCCTCGACCCGGCCCGCCTGGAAGCGGCGATCACCCCGCGCACCAAGTGGCTGATCCTCAACAACCCGAACAATCCCTCGGGCGCGGTGCTCGGCATCGAACGCCTGAAGGAGATCGCCGAGGTTCTGCGGCGGCACCCGCAGGTCTGGGTTCTGTCGGACGACATCTACGAGCATCTGATCTACGACGGCGTGGTCTTCCATTCGATCCTCGAAGTCGCCCCCGACCTCAAGGATCGCACCCTGGTGGTGAACGGCTTCTCGAAGACCTTCTGCATGACCGGCTGGCGCCTCGGATACGGCGCGGGCCCCCTCGCCCTGATCAAGAACATGACGAAGTACCAGTCCCAGTCGACCTCGGGCGCGTGCCAGGTGTCGCAGTGGGCGGGCGTCGCCGGTCTCGACGGCGACATGGGGTTCGCCGCGAAGCAGCGCGCGATCTTCCAGGACCGCCGCGACCTGGTGGTGGGGCTGCTGGGCGCGGTTCCCGGCCTCGGCGTCGTGCGCCCGGAAGGCGCGTTCTACGTCTACCTCTCCTGCCGCGAACTGATCGGCAAGCTCACGCCCAAGGGCGACAGGCTCGAGCGCGACGCGGACGTCGCCAACTACCTCCTCGACGAGGGCGTCGCGGTGATCCCCGGCGAGGCGTTCGGGCTGTCGCCGTTCTTCCGCATCTCCTTCGCGACCGACACCAAGACTCTCGAAGAAGCCTGCCGCCGCATCGCCGCGGCGTGCGCGAAACTCGCCTGA
- a CDS encoding SAF domain protein, translating into MIRNAIIIDAGDNIATVLRDIAAGGEVVAGSGEETVVLAAAEAIPFGHKVAVRAIAKGDEILKYGAVIGAATADIARGAHVHVHNVVSLRGRGDLEIHKEG; encoded by the coding sequence GTGATTCGCAACGCCATCATCATCGACGCGGGCGACAACATCGCCACCGTCCTCCGCGATATCGCGGCGGGCGGCGAAGTGGTCGCCGGATCGGGCGAGGAGACCGTGGTTCTCGCCGCGGCCGAGGCCATCCCGTTCGGCCACAAGGTTGCGGTCCGTGCGATCGCCAAAGGCGACGAGATCCTCAAATACGGCGCCGTGATCGGCGCAGCCACCGCCGACATCGCCCGGGGCGCGCATGTCCACGTCCACAACGTCGTCAGCCTGCGCGGCCGCGGCGACCTCGAAATCCACAAGGAGGGTTGA
- a CDS encoding MmgE/PrpD family protein: MTAAAPWLAPLADWAASLDGATLPPAVCLRVRDAALDWWGALAAGAAHPLAARYRDALCGDGIGDASVAGDARLRPAVAAAAANAALSHLAEVDDGHRLAIMHPGVTVMPVVFALGETLDLRAADLCAGIVAGYEVGLRVGALLGKAHYAVCHVTATAGCFAAAAAAARLLRLSAAQTLRAFGHAGTQAAGLWQFLDDGAETAKAFHAATAVRNGFTAARLAESGIPGATRILEGPRGLLAAFHLAAAPAILAAPVAPPFQIQTVTIKGWPTCGQMHSCLDAVRDLLTATPVDPSAIVAVRVRGPRAQLDVAGRREPRTFEEAKFSTAFCVAFLIAEGRLDFANFSAAALGRDDVRALAARVSVAEDPAMTARFPADRPAAVEIETADGRVLRAERTFRRGDPEAPWTFPELVERFDAIAATLPGGDRAEIVAWSERLADGTARQGAALHRLFETMRPHKGETP; encoded by the coding sequence GTGACCGCCGCCGCACCCTGGCTCGCGCCGCTTGCGGACTGGGCCGCGTCGCTCGACGGCGCGACCCTGCCGCCCGCGGTCTGCCTGCGGGTGCGGGATGCGGCGCTCGACTGGTGGGGCGCCCTCGCCGCGGGCGCCGCGCATCCTCTCGCGGCGCGCTATCGCGACGCGCTGTGCGGCGACGGCATCGGCGACGCTTCGGTCGCCGGCGACGCGCGCCTCCGCCCCGCGGTCGCGGCGGCGGCGGCCAACGCCGCCCTGTCGCACCTCGCGGAGGTCGACGACGGCCACCGCCTCGCGATCATGCATCCGGGCGTCACGGTGATGCCGGTGGTCTTCGCCCTCGGCGAGACTCTCGACCTGCGCGCCGCCGACCTGTGCGCGGGGATCGTCGCCGGATACGAAGTCGGACTGCGCGTCGGCGCGCTCCTCGGCAAGGCGCATTACGCAGTCTGCCACGTCACCGCCACCGCCGGGTGCTTCGCCGCCGCCGCCGCCGCCGCGCGCCTGCTCCGGCTGTCGGCGGCACAGACCCTGCGCGCCTTCGGTCACGCCGGAACCCAGGCCGCCGGACTCTGGCAGTTTCTCGACGACGGCGCGGAAACCGCGAAGGCGTTCCACGCCGCGACCGCGGTCCGCAACGGCTTCACCGCCGCGCGACTGGCAGAATCGGGAATCCCGGGCGCAACCCGGATTCTCGAAGGGCCGCGGGGATTGCTCGCCGCATTTCACCTCGCTGCGGCTCCGGCGATCCTCGCGGCTCCGGTCGCGCCGCCGTTCCAGATCCAGACGGTGACGATCAAGGGCTGGCCGACCTGCGGCCAGATGCACAGCTGCCTCGACGCGGTGCGCGACCTGCTGACGGCGACCCCGGTCGATCCCTCGGCCATCGTCGCCGTGCGGGTGCGCGGCCCCAGGGCCCAGCTCGACGTCGCCGGCCGGCGCGAGCCCCGCACCTTCGAGGAGGCGAAATTCTCGACCGCCTTCTGCGTCGCGTTCCTGATCGCCGAAGGCCGCCTCGATTTCGCGAATTTCTCCGCCGCCGCCCTCGGGCGCGACGACGTCCGCGCCCTCGCCGCCCGGGTTTCGGTGGCCGAGGATCCGGCGATGACCGCGCGTTTCCCGGCGGACCGCCCCGCCGCGGTCGAAATCGAAACCGCCGACGGCCGCGTGCTGCGCGCCGAACGCACCTTCCGCCGCGGCGATCCCGAAGCGCCGTGGACGTTTCCCGAACTGGTCGAACGCTTCGACGCGATCGCCGCGACGCTGCCCGGCGGAGACCGCGCGGAGATCGTCGCGTGGAGCGAACGGCTGGCCGACGGCACGGCGCGCCAGGGTGCGGCGCTCCACCGCCTGTTCGAGACAATGCGCCCGCACAAGGGAGAAACACCGTGA
- the glmS gene encoding Glutamine--fructose-6-phosphate aminotransferase (isomerizing), translating into MCGIIGIVGRDDVASLLLEGLKRLEYRGYDSAGVATLVDGQIDRRRAEGKIVNLERRLAEAPLSGRIGIGHTRWATHGGPSENNAHPHATKRVAVVHNGIIENYQTLVAELQAKGHVFTTDTDTEVVAHLVTDLLEQGLDPVEASRRAFRRLEGAFALALLFAGEEDLMIGTRRGTPLAVGYGEGAMYLASDAFAMAPFTNRLSYLEDGDWVVITRTGAVIRDAGDAVVERKIHTSNVSAALIGKAGHRHFMLKEIFEQPQVLGDTINAFISAASGAVTLPELPFDPAKVTKLTIVACGTAYYAGMVAKYWFEKVARVPVEIDVGSEFRYRDTPFTPGGVAMFVSQSGETLDTLEALRHAKRAGQHIISIVNVPESTIARESDLVLYTLAGPEIGVASTKAFTTQLMVMACLTIAFARARGTITAAREAELTAALREVPAQTVAVLQHDDRLQSLAGQVAECAHALYLGRGTGYPIALEGALKLKEISYIHAEGYAAGEMKHGPISLIDDGMPVIALAPSDELFEKMQSNVQEVAARSGRLILFSDAEGLKRLEGKARWTVELPKTDPFVAPILYSVPMQLLAYHTAVAKGTDVDQPRNLAKSVTVE; encoded by the coding sequence ATGTGCGGAATTATCGGAATCGTCGGGCGCGACGATGTCGCGTCGCTGCTGCTTGAAGGGTTGAAGCGCCTGGAGTACCGCGGGTACGACAGCGCCGGCGTGGCGACCCTGGTCGACGGGCAGATCGACCGCCGTCGCGCGGAAGGGAAGATCGTCAACCTCGAGCGCCGCCTCGCCGAGGCGCCGCTCTCCGGCCGCATCGGCATCGGCCACACCCGTTGGGCCACCCACGGCGGCCCGAGCGAGAACAACGCCCATCCGCACGCGACCAAGCGCGTCGCGGTGGTGCACAACGGCATCATCGAGAACTATCAGACCCTCGTCGCCGAGTTGCAGGCGAAGGGGCACGTCTTCACCACCGATACCGACACCGAGGTGGTCGCCCATCTCGTCACCGACCTGCTCGAACAGGGGCTCGATCCGGTCGAGGCGAGCCGCCGCGCGTTCCGCCGCCTCGAGGGCGCGTTCGCGCTCGCGCTGCTGTTCGCGGGCGAGGAAGACCTGATGATCGGCACGCGGCGCGGCACGCCGCTCGCGGTCGGCTACGGCGAAGGCGCGATGTATCTCGCGTCGGACGCCTTCGCGATGGCGCCGTTCACCAACCGCCTGTCGTACCTCGAAGACGGCGACTGGGTGGTGATCACCCGCACCGGCGCGGTGATCCGCGACGCCGGCGACGCGGTGGTCGAGCGCAAGATCCACACCAGCAACGTTTCCGCCGCGCTGATCGGCAAGGCCGGGCACCGCCACTTCATGCTCAAGGAGATCTTCGAGCAGCCGCAGGTCCTGGGCGACACCATCAACGCCTTCATCTCCGCCGCGAGCGGCGCGGTGACGCTGCCCGAGCTGCCGTTCGACCCGGCCAAGGTGACGAAGCTCACGATCGTCGCCTGCGGCACCGCGTATTACGCCGGGATGGTGGCGAAGTACTGGTTCGAGAAGGTCGCGCGGGTGCCGGTCGAGATCGACGTCGGCTCGGAGTTCCGCTACCGCGACACGCCGTTCACTCCGGGCGGGGTGGCGATGTTCGTGTCGCAGTCGGGCGAAACCCTCGACACCCTCGAGGCGCTGCGCCATGCCAAGCGCGCCGGGCAGCACATCATCTCGATCGTCAACGTGCCCGAGAGCACCATCGCCCGCGAGTCCGACCTCGTGCTCTACACCCTCGCCGGGCCGGAGATCGGCGTCGCCTCCACCAAGGCGTTCACCACCCAGCTGATGGTGATGGCCTGCCTCACCATCGCGTTCGCGCGCGCACGCGGCACCATCACCGCGGCGCGCGAGGCCGAGCTCACCGCCGCGCTGCGCGAGGTTCCGGCGCAGACGGTGGCGGTGCTCCAGCACGACGACCGTCTGCAGTCGCTCGCCGGACAGGTCGCGGAGTGCGCCCACGCGCTCTACCTCGGTCGCGGCACCGGCTATCCGATCGCCCTCGAAGGTGCGCTCAAGCTCAAGGAAATCAGCTACATCCATGCCGAAGGCTACGCCGCGGGCGAGATGAAGCACGGCCCGATCTCGCTGATCGACGACGGCATGCCGGTGATCGCCCTCGCGCCCTCGGACGAGCTGTTCGAGAAGATGCAGTCGAACGTTCAGGAGGTCGCGGCGCGGTCCGGCCGCCTCATCCTGTTCTCCGACGCGGAGGGGCTGAAGCGCCTCGAAGGCAAGGCGCGCTGGACCGTCGAGCTGCCGAAGACCGATCCGTTCGTCGCGCCGATCCTCTATTCGGTGCCGATGCAGTTGCTCGCCTACCACACCGCGGTGGCGAAGGGGACGGACGTCGACCAGCCGCGCAATCTCGCGAAAAGCGTCACCGTCGAATAA
- a CDS encoding conserved hypothetical protein (Evidence 4 : Homologs of previously reported genes of unknown function) yields the protein MPDYELAYWSVPFRGQFVRAVLAFAGRTWSESGDAAISEMMDAPVARMPIPFMGPPVLIDRRAGFAIAETPAIVLYLGETLNLLPASPALRAMTMKVVADANDVIDEITLDGGREMWTEDRWRAFVPRLKRWMSLWEDTGRRHGLTEASGFLLGGDAPGIADVVTATLWSTMAERFPAIGTMLSETAPTTAALVRRIAALPPLADLAARARRDYGDAYCGGRIEASLRAVLDA from the coding sequence ATGCCGGACTACGAACTCGCCTACTGGTCGGTGCCGTTCCGCGGCCAATTCGTGCGCGCGGTTCTGGCGTTCGCCGGACGGACCTGGAGCGAAAGCGGCGACGCCGCGATCTCGGAAATGATGGACGCGCCGGTCGCACGCATGCCGATCCCGTTCATGGGGCCGCCCGTGCTGATCGACCGGCGCGCCGGATTCGCGATCGCCGAAACTCCCGCCATCGTCCTGTATCTGGGAGAGACGCTGAACCTTCTGCCCGCCTCCCCGGCCCTGCGCGCGATGACGATGAAGGTCGTCGCCGACGCCAACGACGTGATCGACGAGATCACCCTCGACGGCGGACGCGAGATGTGGACCGAAGACCGCTGGCGCGCGTTCGTCCCGCGCCTGAAGCGATGGATGTCGCTGTGGGAGGACACCGGCCGCCGCCACGGCCTGACGGAAGCGTCCGGCTTCCTGCTCGGCGGCGACGCGCCGGGCATCGCCGACGTCGTGACCGCCACCCTCTGGTCGACGATGGCCGAACGCTTCCCCGCGATCGGAACGATGCTTTCGGAAACCGCGCCGACGACCGCCGCGCTGGTGCGCCGCATCGCCGCACTGCCGCCGCTCGCCGACCTCGCCGCCCGGGCGCGGCGGGACTACGGCGACGCCTACTGCGGCGGCCGGATCGAAGCCTCGCTGCGCGCCGTCCTCGACGCCTGA
- a CDS encoding Adenylosuccinate lyase: protein MLREVSPQAFADLVHPMDAPLFKGLTTTPEMRAIFQADGLVQAWLDVEAALAEAQADVGMIPQEAAQAIREKADVRLIDIARVQAHGKETAHTLLGVLREYRANLGDPHQTWLHYGATTQDILDSATMLTVARAHAEIERQLDALIALLLGMMRRHRDTLMVARSHGNHALPFTFGLKVAGWLDEMDRNRDRWTGLKTRCLVGNLSGAIGTFAAWEDKGLEIQARACRILGLGAPRTWWHAQRDRLAELLAGLSLIAGTSARIAQEIYVSCMTEIGELAEAYTHGTVGSSTMPHKLNPIGSEWVRSLAALVQGNAAVMARLMTPLNERDGSVWRAEWVTVPETFCLAGAMLAQLTKVLSGLIVNETRMRANLDMLKGVLLSERVMFVLARTMPLGDAHEVIHDISLKALEEGRPMLDLLLADPRVASVCDRAELEAALKPENYTGLSGEIVDALAREIGA, encoded by the coding sequence ATGCTTCGCGAAGTTTCCCCCCAGGCATTCGCCGACCTCGTCCACCCGATGGACGCGCCGCTGTTCAAGGGGCTCACCACGACCCCCGAGATGCGGGCGATCTTCCAGGCCGACGGCCTCGTGCAGGCGTGGCTCGACGTCGAGGCCGCGCTCGCCGAGGCGCAGGCGGACGTCGGCATGATCCCGCAGGAGGCGGCGCAGGCGATCCGCGAAAAGGCCGATGTCCGCCTCATCGACATCGCGCGGGTCCAGGCGCACGGCAAGGAAACCGCGCACACGCTCCTCGGCGTGCTGCGCGAGTACCGCGCCAATCTCGGCGACCCGCACCAGACCTGGCTGCACTACGGCGCGACGACCCAGGACATCCTCGACAGCGCGACGATGCTGACCGTCGCGCGCGCCCACGCCGAGATCGAGCGCCAGCTCGACGCGCTGATCGCGCTCCTGCTCGGGATGATGCGCCGCCACCGCGACACCCTGATGGTCGCGCGCTCGCACGGCAACCACGCGCTGCCCTTCACCTTCGGCCTCAAGGTCGCGGGCTGGCTCGACGAGATGGACCGCAACCGCGACCGCTGGACCGGGCTGAAGACCCGTTGCCTGGTCGGCAACCTCTCGGGCGCGATCGGCACCTTCGCCGCGTGGGAGGACAAGGGGCTGGAGATCCAGGCGCGCGCCTGCCGCATCCTCGGCCTCGGCGCGCCGCGCACCTGGTGGCACGCGCAGCGCGACCGCCTCGCCGAACTTCTCGCCGGGCTCTCGCTGATCGCCGGAACCTCGGCGCGGATCGCGCAGGAAATCTACGTCTCCTGCATGACCGAGATCGGCGAACTCGCCGAGGCCTATACCCACGGCACGGTCGGCTCCAGCACCATGCCGCACAAGCTCAACCCGATCGGCAGCGAATGGGTGCGGTCGCTCGCGGCCCTGGTCCAGGGCAACGCCGCGGTGATGGCGCGGCTGATGACCCCGCTCAACGAACGCGACGGCAGCGTCTGGCGCGCCGAATGGGTGACGGTGCCGGAAACCTTCTGCCTTGCGGGGGCGATGCTCGCGCAGTTGACCAAGGTGCTCTCGGGACTGATCGTCAACGAAACCCGGATGCGCGCCAACCTCGATATGCTGAAAGGCGTCCTGCTCTCGGAGCGGGTGATGTTCGTGCTCGCGCGCACGATGCCGCTCGGCGACGCCCACGAGGTGATTCACGACATCTCGCTCAAGGCGCTCGAGGAGGGACGGCCGATGCTCGACCTGCTCCTCGCCGATCCGCGCGTCGCCTCGGTCTGCGACCGTGCGGAACTCGAAGCGGCGCTGAAGCCGGAGAACTACACCGGCCTCTCCGGCGAAATCGTCGACGCGCTCGCCCGGGAGATCGGCGCGTGA